The Erigeron canadensis isolate Cc75 chromosome 4, C_canadensis_v1, whole genome shotgun sequence genome window below encodes:
- the LOC122597163 gene encoding uncharacterized protein LOC122597163: protein MTTEDYQESEVVFQDKFSGNEIRYSKNDKKLKPDNNKKKPKSSNTSSSVPIRIQEEFSGSSWFHHYLQTHSFDVENDEINNEDVEIVPPHVILERRVTRKAAFSLCSGNGRTLKGRDLSQVRDSILRMTGFLES from the coding sequence ATGACTACTGAGGATTATCAAGAATCCGAGGTTGTCTTCCAAGACAAATTCTCCGGAAATGAAATCCGGTAttcaaaaaatgataaaaagctAAAACCCgacaataataagaaaaaaccaaaaagcaGTAATACGTCTTCATCAGTTCCAATACGTATCCAAGAAGAGTTCTCAGGCAGTTCATGGTTTCATCATTATTTACAAACACATTCCTTTGATGTCGAAAACGATGAGATAAATAACGAAGACGTCGAAATCGTACCGCCACACGTAATATTGGAGAGACGTGTTACTAGAAAAGCGGCTTTTTCGCTTTGTTCAGGGAATGGGAGGACTTTAAAAGGAAGAGATTTGAGTCAAGTTCGTGATTCGATTCTTAGGATGACGGGTTTTCTTGAAtcctaa
- the LOC122597164 gene encoding uncharacterized protein LOC122597164, whose amino-acid sequence MGEEFDESEVTFADVEAQSIKESHNELQHHKLETKRKKKKHSAPITIPKNISHVRYVESDLFEDDYEFEKIVPPHVILARRVAREVGFSFCTEYRKALTGKDLIQVRDLIFRLLKFD is encoded by the coding sequence ATGGGTGAAGAATTTGATGAGTCGGAAGTGACTTTTGCAGATGTAGAAGCACAAAGTATAAAAGAAAGTCACAATGAATTGCAACATCATAAGTTAGAGACCAAACGCAAAAAGAAGAAACATTCGGCTCCAATCACTATTCCGAAGAATATATCACATGTTCGATATGTGGAGTCTGATTTGTTCGAAGATGATTACGAATTTGAGAAAATAGTGCCACCCCATGTAATATTGGCGCGGAGAGTTGCAAGAGAGGtaggattttcattttgtaccGAATATCGCAAGGCTTTGACCGGGAAGGATTTGATTCAAGTGAGGGATTTGATTTTTAGGCTCTTGAAATttgattga
- the LOC122598020 gene encoding ADP,ATP carrier protein 1, mitochondrial-like: MIDQAQHPSVSQKLAGSLLASSMTHFNARDNGLQQPNMYHRRFHNKNYTNAAFNYSMQPQAQLPLMSKPSPIWVQAPSEKGFAGFAIDFLMGGVSAAVSKTAAAPIERIKLLIQNQDEMIKAGRLSEPYKGIGDCFGRTIKDEGLVSLWRGNTANVIRYFPTQALNFAFKDYFKKLFNFKKDRDGYWKWFAGNLASGGAAGASSLFFVYSLDYARTRLANDAKAAKQGGQREFNGLVDVYKKTMASDGIAGLYRGFNISCVGIIVYRGLYFGLYDSLKPVVLVGNLQDSFFASFALGWVITNGAGLASYPIDTVRRRMMMTSGQKVKYKSSMDAFTQILKKEGAKSLFKGAGANILRAIAGAGVLSGYDKLQLLIFGKKYGSGGG, from the exons ATGATTGATCAAGCGCAACATCCAAGCGTTTCCCAGAAGCTAGCTGGGAGTCTTCTTGCATCAAGCATGACACACTTCAATGCTCGTGATAACGGTTTACAACAACCAAATATGTATCATAGACGTTTCCATAACAAAAACTATACAAATGCAGCTTTTAACTACTCAATGCAGCCACAAGCCCAACTTCCTTTAATGTCAAAACCATCTCCTATTTGGGTTCAAGCCCCATCCGAAAAAGGGTTTGCAGGGTTTGCCATTGATTTCCTTATGGGTGGAGTCTCTGCAGCTGTATCGAAAACGGCTGCAGCCCCAATTGAACGTATTAAGCTCTTGATCCAGAACCAGGATGAGATGATCAAGGCTGGTCGGTTGTCTGAGCCATACAAAGGAATTGGTGACTGTTTTGGTCGAACCATCAAAGACGAAGGCTTAGTTTCATTGTGGCGTGGAAACACTGCTAATGTCATCCGTTACTTCCCAACACAG GCTTTGAATTTTGCATTCAAAGATTACTTCAAGAAGCTTTTCAACTTTAAGAAAGATAGAGATGGCTACTGGAAATGGTTTGCCGGTAATTTGGCATCTGGAGGTGCTGCTGGTGCTTCGTCtctcttttttgtttattcactaGATTATGCCAGAACCCGTTTGGCAAATGATGCTAAGGCTGCAAAACAAGGAGGACAAAGAGAATTCAACGGTTTGGTTGATGTCTACAAGAAGACAATGGCCAGTGATGGTATTGCTGGTCTTTATCGTGGCTTTAACATTTCATGTGTTGGAATAATCGTCTATCGTGGTTTGTACTTTGGATTATATGATTCTTTGAAGCCTGTGGTTCTTGTAGGAAACCTGCAG GATAGTTTCTTTGCGAGTTTTGCGCTTGGTTGGGTGATCACAAATGGTGCTGGACTTGCATCATATCCAATCGACACTGTACGAAGAAGAATGATGATGACATCTGGTCAGAAAGTTAAGTACAAGAGTTCAATGGATGCATTCACTCAAATCTTGAAGAAGGAGGGGGCTAAGTCTCTGTTCAAGGGTGCCGGTGCCAATATTCTCCGAGCCATTGCTGGTGCTGGTGTGCTCTCTGGTTATGACAAGTTGCAGCTGCTTATCTTTGGCAAGAAGTATGGATCAGGCGGCGGCTAA
- the LOC122596713 gene encoding RCC1 domain-containing protein RUG3, mitochondrial isoform X1 — protein sequence MAFRQLRRTFTTTTANKLPILYTTTDPTTDKTVTLQLLSWGRGSSGQLGTGKEDSQIYPSPISSLNLSQNSFRLISSCRNENDDDRLEIGVACGLFHSGVVIDGKLWIWGKGDGGRLGFGHENTVFRPTINDNLRNVKNVALGGLHSVAVDSAGDVFSWGYGGFGALGHSVYTRELSPKRVEGNWEGKIAQIATSGTHTAAITEAGQLYIWGRDEGEGRLGLGPGRGPNEVGGLSIPSKVKVLPVPVISVACGGFFTTVIADDGQLWSWGANSNNELGRGNRVGGWKPQPIPGLESVRIVQITSGGYHSLALTDEGRVLSWGYGGHGQLGHFSTQNQPVPLVIESLASEKVVHIACGGSSSAAVTDDGKLYMWGNAKDGQLGVPGVPEIQPFPIEVKFLNDDDVLGSHKVLSVAVGASHALCLVSR from the exons ATGGCCTTCCGGCAACTCCGCCGTaccttcaccaccaccaccgccaacAAACTCCCAATATTATACACCACCACAGACCCCACCACCGATAAAACCGTCACACTGCAGCTACTTTCATGGGGTCGCGGGTCTTCCGGCCAATTAGGTACTGGGAAAGAAGATTCCCAAATATACCCATCACCCATTTCATCACTAAATCTCTCACAAAACTCTTTCCGCCTCATTTCATCGTGTCGTAATGAAAACGACGACGATCGGTTAGAAATCGGCGTTGCGTGTGGGCTGTTTCATTCTGGGGTGGTGATTGATGGCAAGTTATGGATTTGGGGCAAAGGTGATGGTGGTAGATTAGGGTTTGGTCATGAAAACACTGTTTTTCGACCGAcgattaatgataatttaagaAATGTGAAGAATGTTGCTCTTGGTGGACTACATTCTGTTGCGGTTGATTCGGCTGGTGATGTTTTCTCATG GGGTTATGGCGGGTTTGGTGCTCTTGGCCATTCTGTTTATACTAGAGAACTGTCTCCAAAAAGAGTAGAAGGCAATTGGGAGGGAAAGATTGCTCAAATTGCAACTAGTGGCACACACACTGCTGCAATCACTGAAGCAG GTCAACTATATATTTGGGGACGAGATGAAGGGGAAGGCAGACTTGGGCTTGGTCCTGGTCGTGGTCCAAATGAAGTTGGTGGACTCAGTATACCTTCCAAAGTGAAAGTATTACCAGTTCCTGTTATTTCTGTTGCGTGTGGTGGTTTCTTCACTACAGTGATTGCTGATGATGGCCAATTGTGGAGCTGGGGTG CAAACTCAAATAATGAGCTTGGAAGAGGTAATCGAGTAGGCGGTTGGAAACCTCAACCTATCCCTGGTCTGGAGAGTGTCCGTATTGTTCAAATAACAAGTGGTGGATATCACTCTCTTGCTTTAACTG ATGAAGGTCGGGTACTATCTTGGGGCTATGGTGGACATGGACAGTTGGGGCACTTTTCTACACAGAATCAGCCTGTTCCCTTGGTTATCGAGTCTCTAGCTTCTGAGAAAGTTGTTCATATTGCTTGTGGAGGTTCCTCATCAGCCGCTGTAACTG ATGATGGTAAGTTGTACATGTGGGGAAATGCAAAGGATGGTCAACTAGGGGTTCCCGGTGTACCAGAGATACAACCTTTTCCTATAGAAGTTAAGTTccttaatgatgatgatgttttggGTTCCCACAAGGTTCTTTCGGTAGCTGTTGGTGCATCACATGCTCTTTGCTTGGTTTCAAGGTAG
- the LOC122596713 gene encoding RCC1 domain-containing protein RUG3, mitochondrial isoform X2 produces the protein MLLLVDYILLRLIRLVMFSHVYRGYGGFGALGHSVYTRELSPKRVEGNWEGKIAQIATSGTHTAAITEAGQLYIWGRDEGEGRLGLGPGRGPNEVGGLSIPSKVKVLPVPVISVACGGFFTTVIADDGQLWSWGANSNNELGRGNRVGGWKPQPIPGLESVRIVQITSGGYHSLALTDEGRVLSWGYGGHGQLGHFSTQNQPVPLVIESLASEKVVHIACGGSSSAAVTDDGKLYMWGNAKDGQLGVPGVPEIQPFPIEVKFLNDDDVLGSHKVLSVAVGASHALCLVSR, from the exons ATGTTGCTCTTGGTGGACTACATTCTGTTGCGGTTGATTCGGCTGGTGATGTTTTCTCATG TTTACAGGGGTTATGGCGGGTTTGGTGCTCTTGGCCATTCTGTTTATACTAGAGAACTGTCTCCAAAAAGAGTAGAAGGCAATTGGGAGGGAAAGATTGCTCAAATTGCAACTAGTGGCACACACACTGCTGCAATCACTGAAGCAG GTCAACTATATATTTGGGGACGAGATGAAGGGGAAGGCAGACTTGGGCTTGGTCCTGGTCGTGGTCCAAATGAAGTTGGTGGACTCAGTATACCTTCCAAAGTGAAAGTATTACCAGTTCCTGTTATTTCTGTTGCGTGTGGTGGTTTCTTCACTACAGTGATTGCTGATGATGGCCAATTGTGGAGCTGGGGTG CAAACTCAAATAATGAGCTTGGAAGAGGTAATCGAGTAGGCGGTTGGAAACCTCAACCTATCCCTGGTCTGGAGAGTGTCCGTATTGTTCAAATAACAAGTGGTGGATATCACTCTCTTGCTTTAACTG ATGAAGGTCGGGTACTATCTTGGGGCTATGGTGGACATGGACAGTTGGGGCACTTTTCTACACAGAATCAGCCTGTTCCCTTGGTTATCGAGTCTCTAGCTTCTGAGAAAGTTGTTCATATTGCTTGTGGAGGTTCCTCATCAGCCGCTGTAACTG ATGATGGTAAGTTGTACATGTGGGGAAATGCAAAGGATGGTCAACTAGGGGTTCCCGGTGTACCAGAGATACAACCTTTTCCTATAGAAGTTAAGTTccttaatgatgatgatgttttggGTTCCCACAAGGTTCTTTCGGTAGCTGTTGGTGCATCACATGCTCTTTGCTTGGTTTCAAGGTAG
- the LOC122598500 gene encoding sister chromatid cohesion protein DCC1, with protein MGEAEFGCKKGAEAVLRVPPNSSVPISYHPLFGPHEDLLLLELDEKLLPDVINQRVSLRGQPDEDAVFCTQSKTYAIKFVGTSNSVFLVPPADQYTVNDNPEDCNENASGSDAPHASVLKLAPGTMELVEVAPKIDKLKSLISENPYKFDEDCEMYDTGLYQWDDLTDRVQASDEELRSALRTLSAVEINGYWRIVDEKYMDQILNTLINNSLINEWSLSALIEEEVVESLVNDGFSSVIAHHCLEVYGCKRDGSEEGGNNVWELDTRRVCVHFARRILGGGKMKIESFMEEWSEKVPRGVMVSVDMLEGEVLIEKLGIQSWVYAFSVSSLPSDPANRFSRLFLERPKWDWKDLHPYIRDLSVPGLTSDGLLLKYTRRTQPTADAEPVFTAR; from the exons ATGGGAGAGGCTGAATTTGGCTGCAAAAAAGGAGCGGAAGCTGTCCTTAGAGTTCCTCCAAACTCATCGGTCCCTATTTCCTATCACCCTCTCTTTGGTCCACACGAAGACTTGCTTCTCCTCGAGCTAGATGAAAAGCTTCTTCCTGATGTCATCAACCAAAG AGTGAGCTTAAGAGGACAGCCAGATGAGGATGCAGTTTTTTGTACACAATCAAAAACCTATGCGATTAAATTCGTTGGGACCTCAAATTCTGTGTTCCTTGTACCCCCTGCAGACCAATATACAGTAAACGATAATCCAGAAGATTGCAATGAAAATGCTTCCGGCAGTGATGCACCACATGCATCTGTCCTTAAATTGGCACCTGGAACCATGGAGTTGGTTGAGGTTGCCCCGAAAATAGACAAACTTAAATCACTAATTTCCGAAAATCCATACAAGTTTGATGAAGACTGTGAGATGTACGATACTGGTTTGTATCAATGGGATGACCTTACTGACAGGGTTCAAGCTAGCGATGAAGAATTAAGGTCTGCGCTTCGCACCCTTTCAGCTGTAGAGATTAATGGATATTGGAGAATTGTTGATGAGAAATACATGGATCAAATTCTTAATACGCTTATTAATAACTCGTTAATAAATGAATGGTCTTTGAGTGCACTTATTGAAGAGGAGGTGGTTGAATCTTTGGTGAATGATGGATTTTCAAGTGTTATTGCACACCATTGTTTGGAAGTGTATGGTTGTAAAAGAGATGGGAGTGAAGAGGGTGGTAACAATGTGTGGGAATTAGATACGAGACGGGTTTGTGTGCATTTTGCCAGAAGGATATTAGGTGGTGGAAAGATGAAAATTGAAAGTTTTATGGAGGAATGGAGTGAGAAAGTACCTCGAGGAGTGATGGTTAGTGTTGACATGTTGGAAGGGGAAGTGTTGATAGAAAAACTTGGGATCCAATCTTGGGTTTATGCTTTTAGTGTTTCTTCTTTGCCTTCAGACCCTGCAAATCGTTTCTCCAGGCTCTTTCTAGAACGGCCCAAATGGGACTGGAAGGATCTACATCCATACATCAG GGATCTAAGTGTCCCAGGACTGACTTCAGATGGTTTACTCCTCAAGTACACTAGAAGGACTCAGCCTACTGCAGATGCTGAGCCTGTTTTCACTGCAAGATAA